The Motacilla alba alba isolate MOTALB_02 chromosome 27, Motacilla_alba_V1.0_pri, whole genome shotgun sequence genome includes a window with the following:
- the LOC119712129 gene encoding leucine-rich repeat-containing protein 37B-like gives MQFLQELILSHNPLAVIADAAFFQLPSVSSLDLSATQVTPQTLLQLLQTTVSLETLQVPKEAACCLCLRPRPESPCRTIQFLCQKLCSASAPQCGGCPEGLGGAQVCHFS, from the exons ATGCAGTTCCTCCAGGAGCT gaTCCTCAGCCACAACCCGCTGGCTGTCATTGCTGACGCTGCCTTCTTCCAGCTGCCCTCAGTGAGCTCTCT AGACCTGAGTGCCACCCAAGTGACCCCGCAGacgctgctgcagctgctgcagaccaCAGTGAGCTTGGAAACCCT GCAAGTGCCCAAGGAGGCggcctgctgcctgtgcctgcgCCCCCGGCCCGAGAGCCCCTGCAGGACCATCCAGTTCCTGTGCCAGAAGCTGTGCAGCGCCAGCGCCCCGCAGTGCGGTGGGTGTccggaggggctggggggagctcAAGTCTGCCACTTCTCTTGA